A DNA window from Syngnathus typhle isolate RoL2023-S1 ecotype Sweden linkage group LG2, RoL_Styp_1.0, whole genome shotgun sequence contains the following coding sequences:
- the nsun5 gene encoding probable 28S rRNA (cytosine-C(5))-methyltransferase, giving the protein MALYTKAAEILDKVDKQQGALKTLVYESKFANIKQLFALVCQTQKFSSVLEDIIASTKLLKYTKLKMPLAKVLVFDLLMGQGLKCGGSWKTLVMKHRSRLQTELALMKVKRKVSRNEDLLASNIREPVGDQLPRYARVNILKTTMEDTVDYLKREGFTYKGEASKLDDLTLTAREFVKDLHLPEVLVFPPKTDFHDHFLYKAGHIILQDKASCLPAFLLNPPPGSHVIDACAAPGNKSSHLAAIMKNRGRLFAFDLDAKRLATMSTLMLRAGVTCHKLANQDFLKVDPESKLYGGVEYILLDPSCSGSGMVCLQDRTSADPQKDASRLASLASFQLRCLNHGLRFPRLKRLIYSTCSVHSQENEEVVTACLQQNPGFRLVPLLPGWPERGLPPLSQCLRASVNGMRTHGFFVALLERCNEAENLMPQLTLQTRHPEMAVTCLPACEKTPEDAPSPNQPEPSECEDKATASEDGKLGEKKTKKRRKRKKKGKSVITESKD; this is encoded by the exons ATGGCGCTGTACACGAAAGCCGCTGAGATCCTGGACAAGGTGGACAAGCAACAGGGTGCTCTCAAAACGCTGGTGTATGAAAGTAAATTCGCCAACATCAAGCAGCTCTTCGCTCTCGTCTGCCAGACCCAGAAATTCTCGTCCGTCTTGGAGGACATCATCGCGTCCACCAAGCTGCTGAAATATACCAAGTTGAAGATGCCCCTGGCCAAG GTTCTAGTCTTTGACCTGCTCATGGGCCAAGGCCTCAAGTGCGGCGGCTCCTGGAAGACATTGGTGATGAAGCATCGCTCCAGGCTGCAGACCGAGTTGGCCCTCATGAAAGTCAAGCGAAAAGTCAGCAGGAATGAAGACCTCCTCGCCAGTAACATCAGGGAACCCGTTGGTGACCAGCTACCCAGGTACGCGCGTGTCAATATCCTGAAGACCACGATGGAGGACACTGTGGACTACCTCAAGCGGGAGGGCTTCACCTACAAGGGGGAGGCCTCCAAGTTGGATGACTTGACCCTCACGGCAAGGGAGTTTGTGAAGGACCTTCACCTGCCAGAGGTGCTGGTCTTCCCGCCTAAAACGGACTTCCACGACCACTTCCTGTACAAGGCCGGCCACATTATTCTTCAGGATAAAGCCAGCTGCCTCCCCGCCTTTCTACTCAATCCACCGCCTGGGAGCCATGTCATTGACGCCTGCGCTGCCCCGGGGAATAAAAGCAGCCACCTGGCCGCCATCATGAAGAACAGAGGCCGGCTGTTTGCCTTTGATTTGGATGCCAAGCGTCTGGCCACCATGTCCACCCTCATGCTGCGAGCCGGCGTCACTTGTCATAAGCTGGCCAATCAGGACTTCCTCAAGGTGGACCCGGAAAGCAAGTTGTACGGGGGCGTGGAATACATCCTGCTCGATCCCTCTTGCAGCGGTTCAG GCATGGTGTGTCTCCAGGACCGCACGTCTGCCGATCCTCAAAAGGACGCATCTCGTCTGGCTTCGCTGGCCTCCTTCCAGCTGCGCTGCCTGAACCATGGACTCCGGTTTCCCCGGCTGAAGCGCCTAATCTACTCCACTTGCTCTGTCCACAGCCAGGAGAACGAGGAGGTCGTAACGGCCTGTCTTCAGCAGAACCCCGGCTTCAG GCTGGTGCCACTGCTGCCTGGGTGGCCCGAACGAGGCCTGCCACCCCTATCTCAGTGTCTCCGGGCAAGCGTCAACGGGATGCGCACGCATGGATTCTTTGTGGCTCTGCTGGAGCGTTGCAATGAAGCTGAGAATCTGATGCCACAGCTAACGCTACAGACAAG GCATCCCGAGATGGCGGTGACCTGCCTCCCTGCCTGTGAGAAGACCCCTGAAGACGCTCCCAGTCCCAACCAGCCTGAACCTTCAGAGTGCGAGGACAAAGCAACGGCCTCTGAAGATGGCAAGCTAGGTGAGAAGAAGACCAAAAAGAGGAGGAAGCGGAAGAAGAAAGGCAAAAGTGTGATAACTGAATCGAAAGACTGA